A single window of Agromyces aureus DNA harbors:
- a CDS encoding adenine phosphoribosyltransferase — MTEHDVRTLVESHLATIPDFPEPGILFRDLTPVFADGPAFHALSEALTEPFAGGFDVLAGVEARGFLLAGAASVLSGAAVLPVRKAGKLPRKVLREEYALEYGTAALEVHEGELPPGTRVLIVDDVLATGGTVAAAARLVERAGWQVAGISVAIELVDLGGRAALDDRYETFSLLQY, encoded by the coding sequence GTGACCGAACACGACGTACGCACGCTCGTCGAATCGCATCTGGCGACGATTCCCGACTTCCCCGAGCCGGGCATCCTCTTCCGCGACCTGACGCCCGTCTTCGCCGACGGTCCTGCCTTCCATGCCCTGTCCGAGGCGCTGACCGAGCCCTTCGCGGGTGGCTTCGACGTGCTCGCCGGTGTCGAGGCGCGCGGATTCCTGCTCGCCGGGGCCGCGTCGGTGCTGAGCGGTGCCGCTGTGCTGCCCGTGCGCAAGGCGGGCAAGCTGCCGCGCAAGGTGCTGCGCGAGGAGTACGCGCTCGAGTACGGCACCGCAGCGCTCGAGGTGCACGAGGGCGAGCTGCCGCCGGGCACGCGCGTGCTCATCGTCGACGACGTGCTGGCCACCGGAGGAACGGTCGCCGCCGCCGCCAGACTCGTCGAGCGCGCAGGATGGCAGGTCGCGGGCATCTCGGTCGCGATCGAGCTCGTCGACCTCGGCGGTCGCGCGGCGCTCGACGACCGCTACGAGACGTTCTCGTTGCTGCAGTACTGA
- a CDS encoding DUF389 domain-containing protein: protein MSETAQTKPQLNDLSYMRDAVLFDGPQAPHKLSRFWLLLILSSIIAAAGVVADSTATVIGAMIVAPLMLPIQGTMLATVLGDRDGLIRSLLLLVAGAATAVGIGFAVGLVVVNEVVASNNSQVAGRVSPGLIDLLAALATGVVGSIALVRRDIADTLPGVAIAISLVPPLSVVGLTLQSGAPDESLGALLLFLTNVAAIIGTGIVVMAVYGAGRLAAPPADHRQVARKRRHTAIALTLMGIVVIVPLTITSVQTAQNVTRESAVHGVAETWGSDVGWTLTTVTSSNGVVIAKFEGDGSTPDTATLESALRDAGIDPSQVEIELKPTFTVKLGPAADSSGE from the coding sequence ATGAGCGAGACCGCGCAGACGAAACCGCAGCTGAACGACCTGTCCTACATGCGCGACGCCGTGCTGTTCGACGGCCCGCAGGCCCCGCACAAGCTGAGCCGTTTCTGGCTGCTGCTCATCCTGTCGTCGATCATCGCCGCTGCGGGCGTGGTGGCCGACTCGACCGCGACGGTCATCGGCGCGATGATCGTCGCCCCGCTCATGCTGCCGATCCAGGGCACGATGCTCGCGACCGTGCTCGGCGACCGCGACGGGCTCATCCGCTCGTTGCTGCTGCTCGTGGCCGGCGCCGCGACCGCGGTGGGCATCGGGTTCGCCGTCGGCCTCGTGGTGGTCAACGAGGTCGTCGCCTCGAACAACTCGCAGGTCGCCGGTCGCGTCTCCCCCGGGCTCATCGACCTGCTGGCCGCGCTCGCGACGGGCGTGGTCGGCTCGATCGCGCTCGTGCGACGCGACATCGCCGACACGCTGCCCGGCGTCGCGATCGCGATCTCGCTGGTGCCGCCGCTCTCGGTGGTCGGGCTCACCCTGCAGTCGGGCGCCCCCGACGAGTCGCTGGGGGCCCTGCTCCTCTTCCTCACCAACGTGGCGGCGATCATCGGCACGGGCATCGTCGTCATGGCCGTGTACGGCGCAGGCCGCCTGGCGGCCCCGCCGGCCGACCATCGCCAGGTTGCGAGAAAGCGGCGGCACACGGCGATCGCGCTCACCCTCATGGGCATCGTCGTGATCGTGCCGCTCACGATCACGAGCGTGCAGACGGCTCAGAACGTCACACGCGAGTCGGCGGTGCACGGCGTCGCCGAGACCTGGGGTTCGGATGTCGGCTGGACGCTGACGACCGTGACCAGCTCGAACGGCGTCGTCATCGCGAAGTTCGAGGGGGACGGCAGCACGCCCGACACGGCGACGCTCGAGAGCGCCCTCCGCGACGCCGGCATCGATCCGAGCCAGGTGGAGATCGAGTTGAAGCCGACGTTCACGGTCAAGCTCGGGCCCGCAGCGGACTCGAGCGGCGAGTAG
- the purL gene encoding phosphoribosylformylglycinamidine synthase subunit PurL: protein MTINTSEIIAAPTTAVLDTVDVAAATPEKEQPYAALGLKPDEYERIRNILGRRPTSAELAMYSVMWSEHCSYKSSKIYLRQFGKKVTPAMKQHLMVGMGENAGVLDIGEGWAVTFKIESHNHPSYIEPFQGAATGVGGIVRDIISMGARPVAVMDALRFGAIDHPDTARVVHGVVSGISFYGNCLGLPNIGGETWFDSVYQANPLVNALAVGVLRHEDLHLANAKGAGNKVVLFGARTGGDGIGGASILASDTFAEGGPTKRPSVQVGDPFAEKVLIECCLELFQGDLVEGIQDLGAAGISCATSELASNGDGGMAIVLDDVLLRDPTLTPEEILMSESQERMMAIVRPEKLDGFLEVVKKWDVETSVLGEVTDTGRLSIMWHGQEIVNVDPRTVAVDGPVYERPVAYPTWIDALQADTAARLERPATPDEIREQFLQLVGSANQADAAWVTNQYDSYVLGNTALGAPDDAGMIRVDEESGLGVSVATDANGRYSYLDPRQGAKLALAEAYRNVAVTGAKPMGVSDCLNFGSPENPEVMWQFSETVEGLSDGCLELGIPVTGGNVSFYNQTGDVPIHPTPVIAVLGVIDDVARRIPSGWQDDGHNIYLLGDTALELDGSAWAGTVHGHLGGRPPAVDLAGEKVLGELLAAAALEGLIDSAHDLSDGGLAIALAEAVNRFGIGARVFLGEVAADAGIDLATALFSESAGRVIVTVPREDDVKFRGLCDGRGYPVRRIGVTDASSRSLEVQDAFTVTIDELRGINRAPLADAFGPIVGY, encoded by the coding sequence GTGACCATCAACACCTCCGAAATCATCGCCGCCCCGACGACTGCGGTGCTCGACACCGTCGACGTCGCCGCCGCCACTCCCGAGAAGGAGCAGCCGTACGCCGCGCTGGGCCTGAAGCCCGACGAGTACGAGCGCATCCGCAACATCCTCGGCCGGCGCCCCACGAGCGCCGAGCTCGCGATGTACTCGGTCATGTGGAGCGAGCACTGCTCCTACAAGTCGTCGAAGATCTACCTGCGCCAGTTCGGCAAGAAGGTCACGCCCGCCATGAAGCAGCACCTCATGGTCGGCATGGGCGAGAACGCCGGCGTGCTCGACATCGGCGAGGGCTGGGCCGTCACGTTCAAGATCGAGTCGCATAACCACCCCTCGTACATCGAGCCGTTCCAGGGTGCCGCGACCGGCGTCGGCGGCATCGTGCGCGACATCATCTCGATGGGCGCGCGCCCCGTGGCCGTCATGGACGCCCTGCGCTTCGGCGCCATCGACCACCCCGACACCGCGCGCGTCGTGCACGGCGTCGTCTCGGGCATCAGCTTCTACGGCAACTGCCTCGGCCTGCCGAACATCGGCGGCGAGACCTGGTTCGACTCGGTCTACCAGGCCAACCCGCTCGTGAACGCCCTCGCCGTCGGCGTGCTGCGCCATGAAGACCTGCACCTGGCGAACGCCAAGGGCGCGGGCAACAAGGTCGTGCTCTTCGGCGCCCGCACGGGCGGCGACGGCATCGGCGGCGCGTCGATCCTCGCGTCCGACACGTTCGCCGAGGGCGGCCCGACCAAGCGCCCGTCGGTGCAGGTCGGCGACCCGTTCGCCGAGAAGGTGCTCATCGAGTGCTGCCTCGAGCTGTTCCAGGGCGACCTCGTCGAGGGCATTCAAGACCTCGGCGCCGCCGGCATCTCGTGCGCCACGTCGGAGCTCGCGTCCAACGGCGACGGCGGCATGGCCATCGTGCTCGACGACGTGCTGCTGCGCGACCCCACGCTCACGCCCGAAGAGATCCTGATGAGCGAGAGCCAGGAGCGCATGATGGCCATCGTGCGCCCCGAGAAGCTCGACGGCTTCCTCGAGGTCGTCAAGAAGTGGGATGTCGAGACCAGCGTGCTCGGCGAGGTCACCGACACCGGCCGCCTCAGCATCATGTGGCACGGCCAGGAGATCGTGAACGTCGACCCGCGCACCGTCGCCGTCGACGGCCCCGTCTACGAGCGCCCCGTCGCCTACCCCACCTGGATCGACGCGCTGCAGGCCGACACGGCCGCTCGCCTGGAGCGCCCCGCGACGCCCGACGAGATCCGCGAGCAGTTCCTGCAGCTCGTCGGCTCGGCGAACCAGGCCGACGCCGCGTGGGTCACGAACCAGTACGACTCCTACGTGCTCGGCAACACGGCGCTCGGCGCACCCGACGACGCCGGCATGATCCGCGTCGACGAGGAGTCGGGGCTCGGCGTCTCGGTCGCGACCGACGCCAACGGCCGCTACTCGTACCTCGACCCTCGCCAGGGCGCGAAGCTCGCGCTGGCCGAGGCGTACCGCAACGTCGCCGTCACCGGCGCCAAGCCCATGGGCGTCAGCGACTGCCTGAACTTCGGCTCCCCCGAGAACCCCGAGGTCATGTGGCAGTTCTCCGAGACCGTCGAAGGTCTCAGTGACGGATGTCTCGAGCTCGGCATTCCCGTCACGGGCGGCAACGTCAGCTTCTACAACCAGACCGGCGACGTGCCGATCCACCCGACGCCGGTCATCGCCGTGCTCGGTGTGATCGACGACGTCGCGCGCCGCATCCCCAGCGGATGGCAGGACGACGGTCACAACATCTACCTCCTCGGCGACACCGCTCTCGAGCTCGACGGCTCCGCGTGGGCCGGCACCGTGCACGGCCACCTCGGCGGACGCCCGCCGGCCGTCGACCTCGCCGGCGAGAAAGTGCTCGGCGAACTGCTCGCCGCGGCGGCGCTCGAAGGCCTCATCGACTCGGCGCACGACCTCAGCGACGGCGGCCTCGCGATCGCCCTGGCCGAGGCGGTCAACCGCTTCGGCATCGGCGCCCGCGTATTCCTCGGCGAGGTCGCGGCCGACGCCGGCATCGACCTCGCGACCGCGCTCTTCTCGGAGTCGGCCGGTCGCGTGATCGTGACGGTGCCCCGCGAAGACGACGTGAAGTTCCGCGGACTCTGCGACGGTCGCGGCTACCCCGTGCGCCGCATCGGCGTGACGGATGCCTCGTCCCGGTCGCTCGAGGTGCAGGACGCCTTCACCGTGACGATCGACGAGCTGCGCGGCATCAACCGCGCGCCCCTCGCCGACGCGTTCGGCCCCATCGTCGGATACTGA
- a CDS encoding DUF3817 domain-containing protein has translation MSPKRLYRTFAIAEAITWTLLIAGMVLKYGFGVDLAVTIGGGIHGFVFLAYAVIAVVVGVNQRWNLGRIAFALLTAIVPYATIPFELWLVRRGHLEGDWRREAGEHPADGSSPNRVLRLVLARPVISIAVGVVAVAAAFTVLLMIGPPGGGTA, from the coding sequence GTGTCACCGAAACGCCTGTACCGAACGTTCGCCATCGCCGAGGCGATCACCTGGACGCTGCTGATCGCGGGCATGGTGCTGAAGTACGGGTTCGGCGTCGACCTCGCCGTGACCATCGGCGGGGGCATCCACGGGTTCGTGTTCCTCGCCTACGCCGTGATCGCCGTCGTCGTCGGCGTGAACCAGCGCTGGAACCTCGGGCGCATCGCGTTCGCCCTCCTCACGGCGATCGTGCCCTACGCGACGATCCCGTTCGAGCTGTGGCTCGTGCGTCGCGGCCACCTCGAGGGCGACTGGCGCCGCGAGGCCGGCGAGCACCCCGCCGACGGCTCGTCCCCGAACCGCGTGCTGCGACTCGTGCTCGCGCGCCCGGTGATCTCGATCGCGGTCGGCGTCGTCGCCGTCGCGGCCGCGTTCACCGTGCTGCTCATGATCGGCCCGCCCGGCGGCGGCACGGCCTGA
- a CDS encoding MFS transporter, which yields MTSSIPTVHPAPPFPWLGLITLAAAVFLSVTIEMLPTGLLPDMSRELGVGEPLVGLLVTVFAGTVVVLTVPLSSLTKRVGRRRLIVITLAVLALSCVLTALAPNYATVLATRVLGGAAHGVFWSVVGAYAGHLVPKEQLARAVSLTVAGGSAAFVLGVPLGTALGQALGWRTAFAAMGALTLLGALLVWRFLPPVRHHAGEADAAPVRVRKDPTFVPVIVVCLITATAMIGMYSFYTYVAPYMTDVMGLPSSSISPMLLAYGIAGAVGLVLAGVVLGRRPTIGLVVAMVATAIGAAGLAAFPEVPVVSIAAFLLFGTAFGALPTMLNTRLLHSASAKIRDAAASFYTTAFNTGIGGGALLGAALYGVIGLAALPWVLVGLFACATTALVWTALVNRAGR from the coding sequence ATGACCTCCTCGATTCCCACGGTGCATCCTGCGCCGCCGTTCCCGTGGCTCGGGCTCATCACGCTCGCCGCCGCCGTCTTCCTCTCGGTCACGATCGAGATGCTCCCGACCGGGCTGCTGCCCGACATGAGCCGCGAGCTCGGGGTCGGCGAGCCGCTCGTCGGCCTGCTCGTCACCGTGTTCGCCGGCACCGTCGTGGTGCTCACGGTGCCGCTCTCGAGCCTCACCAAGCGCGTCGGCCGTCGCCGCCTCATCGTGATCACGCTCGCCGTGCTCGCGCTCAGCTGCGTGCTCACGGCACTCGCCCCGAACTACGCGACCGTGCTGGCCACGCGCGTGCTGGGCGGTGCGGCCCACGGCGTGTTCTGGTCGGTCGTCGGCGCGTACGCCGGCCACCTCGTGCCGAAGGAGCAGCTCGCGCGCGCCGTGTCGCTCACGGTCGCGGGCGGTTCGGCGGCCTTCGTGCTCGGCGTTCCGCTCGGCACCGCGCTCGGGCAGGCGCTCGGCTGGCGCACCGCGTTCGCGGCCATGGGCGCGCTGACGCTGCTCGGCGCCCTGCTCGTGTGGCGGTTCCTGCCGCCCGTGCGCCACCACGCCGGTGAAGCGGATGCCGCGCCCGTGCGGGTGCGCAAGGACCCCACGTTCGTGCCGGTGATCGTCGTCTGCCTCATCACGGCGACCGCCATGATCGGCATGTACAGCTTCTACACCTACGTCGCGCCGTACATGACCGACGTCATGGGGCTGCCGTCGAGCTCGATCAGCCCGATGCTGCTGGCCTACGGCATCGCCGGCGCGGTGGGCCTGGTGCTCGCGGGCGTCGTGCTCGGGCGCCGCCCGACGATCGGCCTCGTCGTGGCCATGGTCGCCACGGCGATCGGCGCGGCCGGGCTCGCCGCGTTCCCCGAGGTGCCGGTCGTCTCGATCGCCGCGTTCCTGCTCTTCGGCACGGCATTCGGCGCCCTGCCGACCATGCTGAACACGCGGCTGCTGCACTCGGCCTCGGCGAAGATCCGCGATGCCGCGGCGTCCTTCTACACGACCGCGTTCAACACGGGCATCGGCGGAGGCGCGCTGCTCGGCGCGGCCCTCTACGGTGTCATCGGCCTCGCCGCGCTGCCGTGGGTGCTCGTCGGCCTGTTCGCGTGCGCGACGACGGCGCTCGTCTGGACGGCGCTCGTCAACCGCGCCGGCCGCTAG